Proteins from a single region of Cytophagaceae bacterium:
- a CDS encoding 3-deoxy-D-manno-octulosonic acid transferase, translated as MNLIANITSFFYQVLINAFSVVLPVLARVSPKLNEFYRGRLESEDVLKNFESNPILKPVVWFHCASLGEFEQGRPVIEAFRAQYPNYFILLTFFSPSGYKVRKNYNQVDKVMYLPVDTRKNAESFLKIFKPEVVVFVKYEFWPNFVNAIKNSEAKLIGISVIFRPKQIFFKWYGSYFRNILRNFDHFFVQNQSSGNLLKDLTLENFTVSGDTRFDRVKQNAKNVSQIDKIKNFVQENSVLVAGSVWPKDLEVLKPVFKAFPEMKIILVPHDIHPEEINEWKNSLDAVLFSEEINTEKQLLIIDAVGYLSAIYQYADYAYVGGAFGKGLHNILEAAVFGVPVFFGNKNYQKFQEAVDLEKLAVAFSVGNSSEMVEKMKYFLENKTAKQKVKDLAQSYIESGAGATDDILKYLAKSR; from the coding sequence ATGAACCTGATAGCCAATATTACCTCTTTTTTCTATCAGGTATTGATAAATGCCTTTTCGGTGGTACTGCCCGTTTTGGCCAGGGTTAGCCCCAAATTGAATGAGTTTTATCGTGGAAGGCTTGAAAGTGAAGACGTTTTGAAAAATTTCGAATCAAATCCTATCCTCAAACCTGTTGTCTGGTTTCATTGTGCTTCTTTGGGTGAATTTGAACAAGGTCGGCCCGTCATCGAGGCTTTCAGAGCACAATATCCCAATTATTTCATTTTGCTGACTTTCTTTTCGCCTTCGGGTTACAAGGTTAGAAAAAACTATAATCAGGTCGATAAGGTAATGTATTTGCCTGTTGACACCAGAAAAAATGCTGAAAGTTTTTTAAAGATTTTCAAGCCCGAAGTTGTAGTTTTTGTGAAATATGAATTCTGGCCAAATTTTGTAAACGCAATCAAAAATTCAGAAGCAAAATTGATAGGCATTTCGGTTATTTTCCGGCCAAAACAGATTTTTTTTAAATGGTACGGTTCATATTTCAGGAATATTCTCAGAAATTTTGATCATTTTTTTGTCCAAAATCAATCCTCAGGAAACCTTCTAAAAGATTTAACATTGGAAAATTTCACTGTTTCGGGAGATACCCGTTTTGACCGAGTTAAACAAAATGCAAAGAATGTTTCCCAAATAGATAAAATCAAAAATTTTGTTCAGGAAAATTCCGTTCTGGTCGCTGGGAGTGTTTGGCCTAAGGATTTGGAAGTATTGAAGCCGGTTTTCAAAGCTTTTCCCGAAATGAAAATTATTCTTGTGCCGCATGATATTCATCCGGAAGAAATAAATGAATGGAAAAATTCCCTGGATGCGGTCTTGTTTTCGGAGGAAATAAATACTGAAAAACAACTCTTAATTATTGATGCAGTGGGCTATTTGTCAGCTATTTACCAGTATGCCGATTACGCTTACGTGGGTGGAGCCTTCGGTAAGGGCCTGCATAATATTCTCGAAGCAGCAGTTTTTGGTGTCCCTGTTTTTTTTGGAAATAAAAATTATCAAAAATTTCAGGAAGCTGTAGATCTTGAAAAACTAGCCGTAGCTTTTTCGGTTGGAAACAGTAGCGAAATGGTTGAAAAAATGAAATATTTTTTGGAAAATAAAACAGCAAAACAAAAAGTAAAAGATCTGGCCCAAAGCTATATTGAATCGGGAGCAGGAGCAACCGATGATATTCTTAAATATTTAGCAAAAAGCAGGTAG
- a CDS encoding DUF2520 domain-containing protein yields the protein MTVSIIGTGNLAWHLARVFEKNNIEISEIYSRELSKAILLTDDLYQSNPTDQLDFSDSKAKIFIICVSDDAIEQICARIVLPENSILVHTSGAKSIEILDGTLKIYHDLEVKTGVFYPVMTFKKGKSVDFLKIPVCIESNDENTKQTLIKLAKVISDEVYILNSEERLALHVAAVFANNFTNHLLALSKAILDAEDLDFEILKPIITETFKKALSSRHPAEVQTGPAMRNDLLTLKSHLDFISDDDDLAKVYKTLSESIKDWHQN from the coding sequence ATGACTGTAAGTATCATAGGAACAGGTAATCTTGCCTGGCATTTGGCACGTGTTTTTGAAAAAAATAACATCGAAATCTCTGAAATTTATAGTCGGGAGCTGAGTAAGGCCATTTTACTCACCGACGATCTTTATCAATCGAACCCAACAGATCAACTCGATTTTTCAGATAGCAAAGCCAAAATTTTCATAATTTGTGTTTCAGATGATGCCATCGAGCAGATTTGTGCCCGAATTGTGCTGCCTGAAAATTCGATTCTTGTGCATACTTCCGGAGCAAAAAGCATAGAAATTTTAGACGGAACTTTGAAGATTTATCATGATTTGGAAGTGAAAACCGGGGTATTTTATCCTGTGATGACATTTAAAAAAGGTAAATCAGTCGATTTTTTAAAAATTCCGGTTTGCATAGAGTCCAACGACGAAAACACCAAACAAACGTTGATAAAACTTGCGAAAGTCATTTCTGATGAGGTTTATATACTTAACTCTGAAGAAAGGCTAGCTCTACATGTTGCTGCAGTTTTTGCCAACAACTTTACCAATCACTTACTTGCCCTTTCCAAAGCGATTTTAGATGCCGAAGATCTGGATTTTGAAATATTAAAACCCATAATTACTGAAACTTTCAAAAAAGCTCTCTCATCGCGACACCCTGCCGAAGTGCAAACCGGCCCCGCCATGCGAAACGACCTTCTGACTTTAAAATCGCATCTTGATTTTATTTCCGATGACGACGACCTTGCCAAAGTTTATAAAACGCTTTCAGAAAGTATCAAAGATTGGCATCAGAACTGA
- a CDS encoding trimeric intracellular cation channel family protein, with amino-acid sequence MSYVTIGGTIAFAASGALAGIRKGLDIFGVTVVAFVTSIGGGTVRDILLGKFPIRWLFDSQILLLIVVVSVITVFFRKYIIKLDKTLLLFDTIGLAFFTVKGLEAGLDIGLGKIACMILATVTASFGGVVRDIILNEIPAIFHKEIYATAVIFGCLFYFVLQYFGLQTGIIQNLVIGLIILIRLLAVKFNISLPKILQNQ; translated from the coding sequence ATCTCTTATGTGACTATTGGGGGAACCATTGCATTTGCTGCTTCGGGAGCTTTGGCAGGAATCAGGAAAGGGCTGGATATTTTCGGTGTTACGGTGGTGGCCTTTGTGACCTCCATTGGTGGTGGTACGGTAAGAGATATCCTTTTGGGCAAGTTTCCCATCCGCTGGCTTTTTGATAGTCAGATTCTTTTGCTGATAGTGGTAGTATCGGTTATCACAGTTTTTTTTAGAAAATATATCATCAAACTCGACAAAACACTCCTGTTGTTTGACACCATCGGGTTGGCATTCTTTACCGTAAAAGGGCTCGAAGCCGGGCTAGATATAGGCCTTGGGAAAATTGCCTGTATGATTTTAGCTACTGTCACTGCCAGTTTTGGAGGTGTGGTCAGAGATATTATTTTGAATGAAATCCCGGCGATTTTTCACAAAGAAATTTATGCTACTGCGGTTATTTTTGGCTGTTTATTTTACTTTGTGTTACAATATTTTGGTTTACAAACCGGTATCATTCAGAATCTGGTGATTGGGCTAATCATTTTAATAAGATTATTGGCGGTCAAATTCAATATTTCCTTACCCAAAATCCTCCAAAATCAATGA